From Paraflavitalea devenefica, the proteins below share one genomic window:
- a CDS encoding OmpH family outer membrane protein, whose amino-acid sequence MLVSSTRHSFICVIIIFSISVFFSAPVYAQGKKQLTPAAKAVKIGLIDQLRLRKEYKAYDAAREKLAKENQAEKKSFDQQLLLIDNQTKKQLKQDSLKGGKGRAGIVQHADDRRSAINGTHQLAQKKRHQDRIALMQQYEQKIQAAIQAVMVEGGFTDVKPLSKDKEKDKAANGPGSIDITDLVLKKLN is encoded by the coding sequence ATGCTTGTATCCTCTACTCGTCATTCCTTTATTTGCGTCATTATCATCTTTAGTATATCCGTTTTTTTCTCTGCACCGGTATATGCACAAGGCAAGAAACAGCTTACTCCTGCTGCCAAAGCAGTAAAGATCGGCCTCATTGATCAGTTAAGACTAAGAAAAGAATACAAGGCCTATGATGCTGCCAGGGAAAAGCTGGCAAAGGAAAACCAGGCCGAAAAGAAATCTTTTGATCAGCAACTCCTGCTGATAGATAATCAAACAAAAAAACAGTTAAAGCAGGATAGCCTTAAGGGTGGCAAAGGCCGTGCAGGTATTGTGCAGCATGCAGACGACAGGCGATCGGCCATTAATGGCACCCATCAACTGGCCCAAAAGAAAAGGCATCAGGACAGAATAGCGCTCATGCAGCAATATGAGCAAAAGATCCAGGCTGCCATACAAGCTGTGATGGTGGAAGGCGGCTTTACAGACGTTAAACCGTTAAGTAAGGATAAAGAAAAAGATAAAGCTGCGAATGGACCCGGGAGCATTGATATCACTGACCTTGTCCTGAAAAAACTCAATTAA